GTAGTCGACGAGGTAGACGTAGTCCTGTTTCACCCAGTATTCGAACGGGTCCGTAGAAAGCGTCCCCTCGCCGAGTTCGACGACCATCGGGTGGTCGAGAATCGCTTCGAGGATGGGGCGGCCCTCCTCGCAGAGTGATTCTGCGAATGACATAACTGGCCTTCGCAGACCGACGGGAAAACTATTCGCCCCGGCCTGGCCCGGCTATAAGTCGGTCCCGCCCCTCGATACGGACATGAAGATTTACACCAAACGCGGCGACGAGGGGAAGACCGACCTCTCGAACATGGCGCGCGTCTCGAAGGCGAGCCACCGAATCGAAGCCTACGGGAGCGTAGACGAGGTGAACGCGCTGGTCGGCGTTGTCCGACCGACGGGCTACGACGACGTAGACGAGATGCTTCGGTCGATTCAGAATCACCTCCACATCGTGCAGGCGGACTTCGCGAATCCCGACCCGAAGGCGGACGCGCCCGTGATTCGCGACGAACACGTCGAACAATTGGAGACGTGGATGGACGACCTCGATACGGAACTCGACCCGCTCAAGAGCTTCATCCTGCCCTCGGGCAGCGAACCCGGCGCGAAACTCCACCACGCCCGGGCGGTCTGTCGCCGGGCAGAGCGTCGTGCCGTCGCGCTCATCAACGAAGAGGAGGCGAACCCGGCGGCGGTGAAGTACCTGAACCGGCTCTCTGACGCGCTGTTCGTCCTCGCACGCGTGGTCAACAAACGCGAGGGCGTCCCCGAAGAGTCCCCCACCTACTGAGCGTCGGGCGTCAACCCGACCAGTTCCTGTGCCAGCACGTCCGCGTAGCCGTGTGGGGTCAGCTTGAGGGTGGGGACGCCGAGGAAGGTGAGCGTCGCCACCGCGAGCATCGGCTGGTCGGCTTCGACGCCGCGCTCCCAGAGCGCCTCGCGCACCGCCCGCACGCCTGCTGCGGCCTCCTCGATTGGGACGTCTGCGACGACGCCCGCGACCCGGCAGCGGTGTTCGGCGATGATTTCGCCCTCGTCCACCACGGCCCACCCGCCGCCGATTTTTGCGACGTGGGCTATCGCTTGCTGTATCGCCTCGTCGGTCGCGCCGACGGCGACGGTCATTCCTGCCTCCCAGACGGTGGTCGTCGCCACCGCACCTGAGCCGAGGCCGAAGCCCGTGAGAAAGCCCACGAACGCCTCGTGGTCGCTGTCGGGGTGGCGGTCGATGGCGACGACTTTGAGCACGTCGCGCTCCGGTGCGGCCCTGAGTGTGCCCTCTGCCTCGGCGGGTTCGACCGTCGCCATCCTCGAGAACAGGCCGGTGACGTACTCGATGGCGCGAACGCGTCCGCCTCGTGTGACGGTGGCTGGGACGCTCAGGTCGAGCGAGTCGGGGAGACCCACGCTATCGTAGAAGTGGGCGGGGTAGTCGTGGGGTCGGGGAGAGACAGTTGCGTCTCCGTTCTCGACGACGAATTCACCTCCCGAGATGACGGTTTCGACCGCGACCGATTCGAGGTCGGAGAGAAGGACGACGTCCGCCCGTGCGCCCGGCGAGAGGGTTCCTCGGTCGCGAAAGCCGAAGTGGCGGGCCGGATTGAGAGTGGCCATGCGGACGGCGTCTTCCGGGCTGACACCTGCTTCGATGGCACGGCGGACCACCCGGTCCATGCAGGTTCCTGCCTGCAGGTCGTCGGGCCAGAGGCTGTCGGTCGAGAGCGAAAGGTCCGCCGCGCCGACCTCCTGGTAGGCGTCTGCAATGGCCGCCGTGTCGTCGCGGATGGTTCCCGACCGCCCGATGACGTGGATGCCGTTTTCGAGGCGTTCTATCACCTCGTCGCCGGAAATCGCCTCGTGGTCGTTGTCGATGACCGAAGCGAACGCTTGCAGATTGGTCCCTTTGCAGCCAGCCCCATGGCCGCTGATTGGCTTCCCTGCCTCGCGGGCGCGTTCGTAGAGGTCGAAAAGTGGCGGGTCGCGCCCGACGACGTGAATCCAGTCCACCTCCCCGACGCCAACGACGCTGGGGTGCGAGAGAAGTGCGGTGAGTGCGTCTTTCTCCGCGTCGTCCGCCCACGCGGGACTGAAGGTGTTCACGAGCGGCTGTGGCGTGAGCGTGGCGAACACCGAGACGGGGAGGCCGTCGGTGGCGGAGAGCAGCTCCGAGACGCCTTCCGCTCCGTACATCGGCCCCATTCCCGTCACCTCGGTGACGACGCTGGTCGTCCCGCCTTCGAGGACGGAGGGGTAGGCGTATTCGAAGGCGTGCTGGGCCTCTATGTGCGTGTGGGCGTCGATGAACCCGGGGACGGCGACCTGCCCCGTGGCATCCACGACGGTGGTGTCGGGGCCGACCACTGACCCTGAGTCTGCGGGCAGCGCGGCGATGCGATCACCGACGATTGCGATGGCGCGGTCGTGTTGGTCGCCCGTCTCTGGGAGCAGGACGCTCGCGTTCTGGATGACGAGGTCTGCGGGGGTGTTGCCGAGGGCCACGTCCTGTAGACGGGTCATGTTCGCTCGTAGACGATGACCCCGCCGTTTTCGTGGGCCGTGACCTTCCCGCGCGATTCGAGGACGTCCAAATGGCCCACGGCCTCGCTCATGCCTGGGAAGAACTCGGTGACGGGGAGGTCGCCGAACAACTCACCCATGATTTCGACCGCCGTCGTCGGCCCGTCTACGAGGCCGTACACCTTCTCCGTCCGCGCTTCGTGGGCGTCGAGCATCTCTCCGATTCGCTCGGTGGGATTCTCGATAATGGTCCGGTGGCCAGGGAGGAAGCGGTCGTACTCCGCTTCTTCGAGTCGGCGTAGCGATTCGTTGAACGCAGGAAGGGGACGTGGCCGTTCGTCTTCGCCGGGTTCCGGCGGCTGAAGCAGCGGATTCGGCGTAATCTCGTTCAGGACGTTGTCGCCGACGATGGCATGACGCTCGTTACCCTCGTCGAACGCGAAGATGAGTTCGCCGATTGCGTGGCCCGTCACCCGCTTTGCGACGAGGGGTTCGCCGTTGATTTCGATGCGGTCGTCCTCTGTGACTTCCGTGTCCGTCTCGACGCTCGGCGCGTAGGAGAGGTAGGATTCGGGAAGGTCCACGACCGCGTTGGCCGTCGCCGCGGACATCCCGTTGCGCTCGAAGAAATCGGCGAAGAACGTCTGCTCGTGCTGCAGTCGTCCGGGGAAGTCGGCCATGATGCGGGCAGCCTCGGGACTCACGACGACGCTCGCGCCCTCGGCTTTCAGTCGTGAAGCCAGTCCGAAGTGGTCGGGGTGGGGATGGGTGACGACGACCTGTCGGAGGTCTGCCGGCGTCATTCCGTTCGCTTCGAGTCCGTCCAGGAGAGCCGCCCACGCCTCCTCGCTATCGGGACCGGGATCGACGACCGTCCGGCCCGAGAGATAGGCGTTTACCGCCCCGACCCGAAACGGCGTGGGAATCGAAAGCCGTGTGAACATATCACGAACTTCCGGCCGCGTCGCTAAAACAATTTGTGACAGGGCGGCATGGGACGGGTGCCTCAGAACGGGTGATGCCCACGGCCTGTAGGGGGTGTTCGCCGCACTCATCCAAGTCGGCATTGGGACAGACGCCGACTGCGACGAACGGTCGTCCACCGCCTGCAAGTTTAGGTCTGCCTAAAACAACCAAAAGTGTTGTGGTTTCGGTTCCGACGTTGATTTTTTCGAGGTGTCCCGTATCTGAAAATCCTTGACGAGAGTACTGTGAGTGGCACAAGGGTTTTATTTGGTGTTATCGTTATAACAGGTATGAACAAGCACTTTGAAGATACCCAGTACTACCTGAAGCGCGCGAGTGAGACGGCAAAGCGCGGCGTCACGGAAGAACTCTCTCCAGTTCAGGAGAAATTCCGCTCGATTACCGGCCGCGAGGAGGAGCCAGAACTATCCCGAATCGACGAAATTCGAGAGGAGCTTCGAAAGCTGCAGGACCGCGCCGAGGGTGAAACCCGCGAGGCAATCGCGAGTGCGCGCTCGCGCCTCGACGACTACCGAAGCCAGCGCTCGGAAGCGTCCGACTGAGCTGTTTTTTCGGCAGTCGAAAGTAACCCTTAAGGTTAGCCGCCGGAAACGAGGTACTGCAGAGGGTTGGTGATCTAGTCTGGTTATGATACCTCCTTCACACGGAGGAAGTCGGCAGTTCAAATCTGCCCCAACCCACTACTTCTGTCGCGAGCAACTCCGCGAGCGACTGCTGTTGTGACGCGGGGCAGTTTGAACCAGGGAGCGAGCAGCGCGAGCGACCAAGGTTCAAATCTGCCCCAACCTGTTGTCACACTACAAGCCCAATCGACACGAGTAGAAAGCCGAACAGTCCGAGAACTGAGGCGGAGACATACGCGTAGTCTCGTTGTTTCTTCGCGGCTTTTTCGGGGTCGGTTTGCCACTCCGCACCGTCGACCCAGTTTCGAGAGAATGACTGTGGGGCGAGCGCGCTCCCGGCAGCGAGCGCGAACATGAAGAGCCCAGTAACGACGACGAGCGGTTCCATGGCGATACTTGTTGACTGGGTGTCATGAACGTTCGGAAGGACACCGGCGTGCGTCCTAGCTGAGCCATGGTCAGTCGGTCGTTCACCTCCTATCGGCTCAGTTGGCCGTCTCGGTCGGCCCGGTCAACAGCCACCCCGAGCAGGAGCATTCCGAGGCCGAACGGCCACGTGAACAGGATCGGTGCGAGGTCGAAGCCGAGTGCGGTAGCCATCGGGTCCCAGAGGAGTTTGTCGGTGACGGCGAGCATCGGCAGCGAGACGGTCAGGAGCCAGGTGGCGGCGCGTGGGCCGTCGGTGCGGAGCAGGGAGATGCCGAGGAGCGTCCCGGCGGCCACGGCAAACGGGAAGGCGGCGAACACGAGTAGTCTACCGATGGCGGGATTCACGAGTCCGGCCACGCCGCCGGCGACCATGGCGGCGAACGCGAGTGCCATCGCGAAGACGGCCACCTTTCCGGTCCAACCTCGGACGAAGGTGGCGGCCACGCCGGGTAGCGACCCGAGGAGAAGGGCAGCAGCAACGGCGACCCACACCTGTCCGACGGTGTTCGTCGCGGGGATGGGCAGGCCGTTGAACTGGCCGGTGAGGAGGACGCCGAAGACGAGCAGTCCGGAGCGCGCGCCGTGCCGTTTCGAACCCACGGCTGGGGCGTCCCGTCGAAGCGTCGTATTCATACCCACAAGAACCGTGCGCTCAGGACAAAACTGTTGTTCGGGTTGCACGAACGCACGGCTGGTTGCCGTGGTGCATTCTGGCGGTGGCAGTGAGGCGAGGGGTGGGTTCGCTACTTGCGAATTCCCTCGTCGGTGGCGGCCACGCCGAGGATGTAATCGCAGGTCGGGCAGACCCACTGGGAGACGAGGATTTGTCCCTCCTCGATGACTTCTTCGACGGCCGAGACGGTGTTTTCGCAGTATGGACAGATTCCCATGGCCGGAGATGTGGGGGGTTGAGAATAGCTCTTTTCGCCGTAACGAGTCTCTGATGCCCGCTCGCTACTGACACCGATGGGCACGCGGAACGTGGGGCGTTTGAAATCCCCGTAGCCCAAATTCTCTTTTGTCGCCGAGTCCAAAACTCGCGCATGGAAGACGAACCAGAGATGCCGCGACTCGGTCTC
This sequence is a window from Haladaptatus sp. QDMS2. Protein-coding genes within it:
- a CDS encoding cob(I)yrinic acid a,c-diamide adenosyltransferase, which encodes MKIYTKRGDEGKTDLSNMARVSKASHRIEAYGSVDEVNALVGVVRPTGYDDVDEMLRSIQNHLHIVQADFANPDPKADAPVIRDEHVEQLETWMDDLDTELDPLKSFILPSGSEPGAKLHHARAVCRRAERRAVALINEEEANPAAVKYLNRLSDALFVLARVVNKREGVPEESPTY
- a CDS encoding adenine deaminase C-terminal domain-containing protein, with the protein product MTRLQDVALGNTPADLVIQNASVLLPETGDQHDRAIAIVGDRIAALPADSGSVVGPDTTVVDATGQVAVPGFIDAHTHIEAQHAFEYAYPSVLEGGTTSVVTEVTGMGPMYGAEGVSELLSATDGLPVSVFATLTPQPLVNTFSPAWADDAEKDALTALLSHPSVVGVGEVDWIHVVGRDPPLFDLYERAREAGKPISGHGAGCKGTNLQAFASVIDNDHEAISGDEVIERLENGIHVIGRSGTIRDDTAAIADAYQEVGAADLSLSTDSLWPDDLQAGTCMDRVVRRAIEAGVSPEDAVRMATLNPARHFGFRDRGTLSPGARADVVLLSDLESVAVETVISGGEFVVENGDATVSPRPHDYPAHFYDSVGLPDSLDLSVPATVTRGGRVRAIEYVTGLFSRMATVEPAEAEGTLRAAPERDVLKVVAIDRHPDSDHEAFVGFLTGFGLGSGAVATTTVWEAGMTVAVGATDEAIQQAIAHVAKIGGGWAVVDEGEIIAEHRCRVAGVVADVPIEEAAAGVRAVREALWERGVEADQPMLAVATLTFLGVPTLKLTPHGYADVLAQELVGLTPDAQ
- a CDS encoding MBL fold metallo-hydrolase, with amino-acid sequence MFTRLSIPTPFRVGAVNAYLSGRTVVDPGPDSEEAWAALLDGLEANGMTPADLRQVVVTHPHPDHFGLASRLKAEGASVVVSPEAARIMADFPGRLQHEQTFFADFFERNGMSAATANAVVDLPESYLSYAPSVETDTEVTEDDRIEINGEPLVAKRVTGHAIGELIFAFDEGNERHAIVGDNVLNEITPNPLLQPPEPGEDERPRPLPAFNESLRRLEEAEYDRFLPGHRTIIENPTERIGEMLDAHEARTEKVYGLVDGPTTAVEIMGELFGDLPVTEFFPGMSEAVGHLDVLESRGKVTAHENGGVIVYERT